A single window of Lepeophtheirus salmonis chromosome 2, UVic_Lsal_1.4, whole genome shotgun sequence DNA harbors:
- the LOC121132619 gene encoding uncharacterized protein codes for MMSIDSFKMMSKSIICCLLVGVCYIASTYAGTAYLTPDRIANEIEKQRVVRDTLDTYQPLNSKSYNKPPGRVGPTYTFVKTDPKANFKWGVRHVAGVQFS; via the exons ATGATGTCAATCGACAGTTTCAAAATGATGTCGAAATCA ATTATCTGTTGTCTCTTAGTCGGCGTTTGTTATATTGCATCCACCTATGCAGGAACTGCATATCTTACTCCTGACCGTATTGCAA atgaaattGAGAAGCAAAGAGTAGTGAGGGACACTCTTGACACATACCAACCACTGAATtctaaatcatataataaacCACCTGGAAGAGTGGGCCCAACATATACTTTCGTTAAGACGGATCCTAAAGCAAACTTCAAATGGGGAGTTCGTCATGTTGCTGGCGTTcaatttagttaa
- the FMRFa gene encoding uncharacterized protein FMRFa, whose protein sequence is MMSKTLLLFATLTVISGEEASCQQVCFEDCAQFCNTEFYEACCMIEYEDMVTNDLIINEPIPVTDRENEIQEHDVVMLRKKNEAFNDVLRLGKRDPMSDVLRLRKRDEFLRLGRSPLNDVIRLGKRNSPDMIRLGRGPSIDNILRLGKRSNNLDKFLRLGKRIPETTKRSDDMLRLGKRPALVDDVLRLGKRYGNDDMLRLGKRSLTLGVPAWLGKRTRLSISPAFNDVLRLGKRNSDDMLRLGKREA, encoded by the exons ATGATGAGTAAAACTCTTCTTTTATTTG caACATTGACGGTTATATCGGGAGAGGAAGCTTCGTGCCAACAAGTATGTTTTGAGGACTGTGCACAATTCTGCAATACAGAGTTTTACGAGGCTTGTTGTATGATAGAG tatgaaGACATGGTAACAAATGACCTTATTATCAATGAGCCCATTCCCGTCACTGATCGAGAAAATGAGATTCAAGAACATGATGTCGTTATGCTTCGTAAGAAAAATGAAGCATTTAACGACGTTCTTCGACTAGGGAAAAGAGACCCAATGTCTGATGTGCTACGCTTAAGGAAACGGGATGAATTTTTACGTCTAGGTAGATCCCCATTGAACGATGTTATTCGATTGG GTAAAAGAAATAGCCCAGACATGATAAGACTTGGAAGAGGTCCTTCTATTGATAACATTCTACGACTCGGAAAGCGGAGTAATAATTTGGACAAATTTCTACGACTTGGCAAACGTATCCCAGAGACAACGAAGCGTAGTGATGATATGTTGAGACTTGGAAAACGACCAGCCCTGGTTGATGATGTTCTGAGATTGGGTAAAAGATACGGGAATGACGATATGCTTCGATTAGGTAAACGATCTCTCACACTTGGTGTACCTGCATGGCTAGGAAAAAGAACACGCTTAAGCATTAGCCCTGCATTTAATGATGTCCTTCGATTAGGAAAACGAAATTCAGATGATATGCTTCGTCTTGGAAAACGTGAAGCCTAA